A DNA window from Thermoplasmata archaeon contains the following coding sequences:
- a CDS encoding VIT1/CCC1 transporter family protein: MSTRFAFWRKQEEDAQGEEHARPGFLSDFILGSQDGLVNVLGVLLGIAIAARQQAMASPFRIVIAGALAATFAESISMGAVAYTSTLARRDHYLKERDREEREMRELPDLERQEVREIFEAWGFEGAKLEQVTDDIVSNPNAWLEFMMAHELGLAPIEKAQARNSAILVGFAAIFGSLIPLLPFLVFPGDIVMGMIASVLVAAVALFLIGWYKATSTVGRPLRSGAEMLVIGIVSAIAGFLIAFIVGAAPL; encoded by the coding sequence ATGTCGACGCGGTTCGCGTTCTGGCGCAAGCAGGAGGAGGACGCGCAAGGGGAGGAGCACGCGCGGCCCGGCTTCCTGTCGGACTTCATCCTCGGGAGCCAGGACGGGCTCGTAAACGTCCTCGGCGTTCTCCTGGGCATCGCGATCGCCGCGCGCCAGCAGGCCATGGCCAGTCCCTTCCGGATCGTGATCGCGGGCGCGCTCGCCGCGACGTTCGCGGAATCGATCTCCATGGGCGCGGTCGCGTACACCTCGACCCTGGCCCGCCGCGATCACTACCTGAAGGAGAGGGATCGCGAGGAGCGCGAGATGAGGGAGCTTCCCGACCTCGAGCGGCAGGAGGTGCGCGAGATCTTTGAGGCGTGGGGCTTCGAGGGTGCGAAGCTCGAGCAGGTGACGGACGATATCGTTTCGAACCCGAACGCGTGGCTCGAATTCATGATGGCCCACGAGCTGGGCCTCGCGCCGATCGAGAAAGCCCAAGCGCGCAACAGCGCGATCCTCGTCGGATTCGCCGCCATCTTTGGCTCCCTGATCCCGCTCCTGCCTTTCCTCGTCTTCCCCGGGGACATCGTGATGGGGATGATTGCGTCCGTCCTCGTCGCCGCGGTCGCCCTGTTCCTCATCGGATGGTACAAGGCCACGAGCACCGTGGGCCGGCCTCTCCGGAGCGGAGCGGAAATGTTGGTCATCGGAATCGTGTCCGCCATCGCCGGCTTTCTGATTGCTTTCATCGTGGGCGCTGCGCCCCT